In one Bryobacteraceae bacterium genomic region, the following are encoded:
- a CDS encoding ankyrin repeat domain-containing protein: MRRTLILILLLAAAIVRAGELHSAVRAGDKAAVERLLRSGTPVNQRDALGGTALHDACWAGDEGIVRMLLDHGADPNLAHREGGSTPLHYAVITSHPGIAKLLLARGAKLNAVSGSGATALHLAANRGFPELVALLLDAGLPVDLPDASGVTALSEAAWKGEAAVVKLLLGRGARPGGALIQASTRGHADVVELLLAAGADPAPAAAADPLAEAARFRHAAVVALLLDARAKKNIAPPSGLLQQAVIRGHVEMVDLYLSRGMSTADPHLLHDAALKGHIEVARLLVEHGAAVNGRNAAGATPLHDAALSGHAAMVEYLLSRGADVNARDQESGASALHLAASWGRAATVMVLLAAGADRTLRDKTGHTALDLAEAQGQKESANLLRD, from the coding sequence GTGCGGCGGACGCTCATCCTCATCCTGCTGCTCGCCGCGGCTATTGTCCGCGCCGGCGAGCTCCACTCCGCCGTGCGAGCCGGCGATAAGGCCGCGGTGGAGCGCCTCCTGCGCTCCGGAACGCCCGTAAACCAGCGCGATGCTCTCGGCGGCACCGCTCTGCACGACGCATGCTGGGCGGGCGATGAAGGCATCGTCCGTATGCTTCTCGACCATGGCGCCGATCCGAACCTGGCGCACCGCGAAGGCGGTTCCACGCCGCTGCACTACGCCGTGATCACCAGTCACCCCGGTATCGCCAAGCTGCTGCTGGCCCGCGGCGCGAAGCTGAACGCCGTCTCCGGCTCCGGCGCAACCGCGCTCCATCTGGCCGCCAACCGCGGCTTTCCGGAACTGGTCGCGCTGCTGCTCGACGCGGGGCTTCCCGTCGACTTGCCGGACGCCTCCGGGGTCACGGCGCTCTCCGAAGCCGCATGGAAAGGGGAGGCCGCGGTGGTGAAGCTCCTGCTCGGCCGTGGCGCGCGGCCGGGTGGCGCGCTGATCCAGGCCTCCACGCGCGGCCACGCCGATGTGGTTGAACTCCTGCTCGCGGCGGGCGCCGATCCCGCCCCGGCCGCCGCAGCGGACCCGCTCGCAGAAGCCGCCCGGTTCCGGCACGCTGCCGTGGTCGCGCTCCTACTGGATGCGCGCGCGAAAAAGAACATCGCGCCTCCATCCGGCCTGCTCCAGCAAGCGGTGATCCGAGGCCATGTCGAAATGGTGGACCTCTATCTCTCGCGCGGCATGTCCACGGCGGACCCGCACCTGTTGCACGATGCGGCGCTGAAGGGGCACATCGAAGTAGCGCGGCTGCTCGTGGAGCATGGGGCCGCGGTGAACGGCCGCAACGCCGCCGGGGCCACACCTCTGCACGATGCGGCGTTATCGGGGCATGCGGCGATGGTGGAATATCTGCTCTCCCGGGGCGCCGATGTGAACGCTCGCGACCAGGAGTCCGGGGCGTCGGCGCTCCATCTGGCGGCGTCGTGGGGCCGTGCGGCGACGGTGATGGTCCTGCTTGCGGCCGGCGCGGACCGGACCTTGCGCGACAAAACGGGACACACGGCGCTCGATCTCGCCGAGGCGCAGGGACAGAAGGAATCCGCCAACCTGTTGCGCGACTGA
- a CDS encoding lysylphosphatidylglycerol synthase transmembrane domain-containing protein, with protein MFPLLGYSVSVACLIWVYHGFDWERELPKLVSIRWHWVTLAICADIAVYICQGLRWSVLLSPLAKVRAWKSIQAIYIGLFANEVLPFRSGEVIRCYLLSRWTGIRVPVVITSAAIERMLDGFWLVLGLWIAGRYVQLPRYLTVGGKVLLFVLLIASVLMLLAVLHKPAAREAAARSRWSSFLVSLVDGVHLMGGATSFLGAAVLSLGYLALQVLPIYFLIRGYGMDLSPWAATVVLIVLRLGTVIPQAPGNVGSFQALTIVGLRLFGVDRGDATGFATVLFLVITMPLWMAGFVALLATKMRLNQIHRAAEATVQAEE; from the coding sequence TTGTTCCCGCTCCTGGGGTACAGCGTGTCGGTGGCGTGTCTGATTTGGGTCTACCACGGCTTCGATTGGGAACGGGAGCTTCCCAAGCTCGTGTCCATTCGATGGCATTGGGTGACGCTGGCGATCTGCGCCGACATCGCCGTGTACATCTGCCAGGGCCTGCGGTGGAGCGTGCTGCTCAGCCCGTTGGCAAAAGTCCGGGCCTGGAAGTCGATTCAGGCGATCTACATCGGCCTGTTCGCCAACGAAGTGCTGCCGTTTCGTAGCGGCGAGGTCATCCGGTGCTACCTTCTCAGCCGATGGACCGGGATCCGCGTCCCGGTGGTGATCACGTCGGCGGCCATCGAGCGGATGCTGGACGGCTTCTGGCTCGTCCTCGGCCTTTGGATCGCCGGACGCTACGTGCAACTGCCTCGATACCTCACCGTGGGCGGGAAGGTGCTTCTCTTTGTCCTTCTGATCGCAAGCGTACTGATGCTGCTGGCGGTGCTTCACAAGCCGGCGGCGCGGGAGGCGGCGGCCCGAAGCCGCTGGTCTTCGTTCCTCGTATCGCTCGTCGATGGCGTTCACCTCATGGGCGGGGCCACGTCGTTTCTCGGGGCCGCGGTGTTGAGCCTCGGCTATCTGGCGTTGCAGGTTCTCCCGATCTACTTCCTGATCCGCGGATACGGGATGGATCTATCGCCGTGGGCGGCGACGGTGGTGTTGATCGTGCTTCGGCTCGGTACGGTGATTCCGCAGGCGCCCGGCAACGTGGGATCCTTTCAGGCGCTCACTATCGTCGGGCTGCGATTGTTCGGCGTGGACCGCGGCGACGCCACGGGCTTCGCCACGGTGTTGTTCCTGGTGATCACGATGCCGCTGTGGATGGCGGGCTTTGTTGCGCTGCTGGCGACGAAGATGCGCCTGAACCAGATTCATCGCGCGGCCGAAGCCACCGTCCAGGCGGAAGAGTAA
- a CDS encoding endonuclease/exonuclease/phosphatase family protein, whose amino-acid sequence MRPGTIVILLAICASGRADDYERSRMPDLLTWEELRVFGEQHPPPAGISAKATALAKTPFISNEAWFRGVRAQGVEAPRAGRSLRIMEWNVERGLRLDEIKQMFTDTKQFLAKADLESAVQGAELADSIAALRKADVVILNELDWGMKRTGYREVVRELGEALDMNWAYAVEFFEVDPVRLGTEMFEADESEVEESARLRAEIEVDRTRYKGLHGTGILSRYPIRDASAEPFNVIGYDWYGAEKAKVSKVEKGKRFASEKVFLETILREIRRGGRTTLTVTLDVPDAPDGAITVVAPHLENRCKPEKRLEQMRELTASLQNVRHTVVVAGDLNTSMADAQPTTIRREVYKRVGSAEFWVTRGLKWATGVGLAYDIVTGGVNTFKNLNDPTAKHVPLVARNPEAALFDYVEKFRFADGGRFDFRGNRERSGGRDGTLANSNQRADKGFAPTYSLTRTFGPVGQFKLDWFFIKVPAGNGYRFAPHFPRTYQKLNNSYEDRLSDHNPITVDLPFAEWKP is encoded by the coding sequence ATGCGACCTGGGACCATCGTTATCCTGCTGGCGATCTGCGCCTCCGGCCGAGCCGACGACTACGAGCGCTCGCGGATGCCGGACCTGTTGACGTGGGAGGAACTGCGCGTTTTCGGCGAGCAGCATCCGCCTCCGGCCGGGATCTCCGCGAAAGCAACCGCGCTTGCGAAAACACCGTTCATCAGCAACGAAGCGTGGTTTCGGGGCGTCCGCGCCCAAGGCGTCGAAGCCCCGCGCGCCGGCCGGTCCCTGCGGATCATGGAGTGGAACGTTGAGCGCGGGCTGCGCCTGGATGAGATCAAGCAGATGTTCACGGACACCAAGCAGTTCCTCGCCAAGGCCGACCTCGAAAGCGCGGTGCAGGGAGCCGAACTCGCCGACAGCATCGCCGCTCTTCGCAAGGCCGATGTCGTCATCCTGAATGAACTCGATTGGGGCATGAAGCGCACCGGCTACCGCGAGGTGGTTCGGGAACTCGGCGAAGCGCTCGACATGAATTGGGCCTATGCCGTGGAGTTCTTCGAAGTGGACCCAGTGCGGCTGGGCACCGAGATGTTCGAAGCCGATGAATCCGAAGTGGAGGAAAGCGCCCGGCTACGCGCCGAGATAGAGGTGGATCGCACCCGCTACAAAGGCCTGCATGGCACGGGGATTCTATCGCGCTATCCGATCCGCGATGCTTCGGCGGAGCCGTTCAACGTGATCGGCTACGACTGGTATGGCGCCGAAAAGGCCAAGGTCTCGAAAGTGGAAAAGGGAAAGCGGTTCGCGAGCGAGAAGGTGTTTCTCGAAACCATTCTGCGCGAGATCCGCCGCGGAGGCCGCACCACTTTGACGGTGACGCTCGACGTTCCCGATGCGCCGGACGGAGCCATCACGGTGGTGGCGCCGCATCTCGAAAACCGGTGCAAGCCCGAGAAGCGCCTCGAGCAGATGCGGGAACTGACGGCAAGCCTGCAGAACGTGCGGCACACGGTGGTGGTGGCCGGCGATTTGAACACGTCCATGGCCGACGCGCAGCCGACCACCATCCGTCGCGAGGTTTACAAGCGTGTGGGAAGCGCCGAATTCTGGGTAACGCGCGGATTGAAATGGGCAACCGGAGTGGGCCTAGCATACGATATCGTCACCGGCGGCGTGAATACGTTCAAGAACCTGAACGACCCGACGGCCAAGCACGTGCCGCTCGTCGCGCGCAATCCCGAGGCCGCGCTGTTCGACTACGTCGAGAAGTTCCGCTTCGCCGATGGCGGCCGGTTCGATTTCCGCGGCAACCGCGAGCGCTCCGGCGGGCGGGACGGCACGCTCGCCAACTCCAACCAGCGCGCGGACAAAGGCTTCGCGCCCACGTATTCGCTCACACGCACGTTCGGTCCGGTCGGTCAATTCAAGCTGGACTGGTTCTTCATCAAGGTTCCCGCGGGGAACGGCTACCGCTTCGCGCCGCATTTTCCGCGCACGTACCAGAAGCTCAACAACTCCTACGAGGACCGCCTGTCGGACCACAACCCCATCACCGTGGACCTGCCCTTCGCGGAGTGGAAACCCTGA
- a CDS encoding PIG-L family deacetylase, giving the protein MKTLLILTAMACPLLLPAQERKLRIIAFGAHPDDCDIKFAGTAHKFAKAGHAVKFVSVTNGDVGHHEMSGGELARRRYAETQESARRLGIAEYEVFNNHDAELVPSLEVRKQVIRAIRGWKADIVIAPRPNDYHPDHRYTGVLVQDAAYMVVVPNFMSEVPALHDNPIFMYYNDNFQKPAPFRPDIVVRLDDVWDAKINAMDAHVSQFYEWLPWVAHTLDQVPRDPAARKQYLSKMRVQRITDEGRRTLERRYGKDAAEKVQYAESFELCEYGRQPSLEDLDKIFPK; this is encoded by the coding sequence ATGAAGACCCTCCTCATTCTGACTGCCATGGCCTGCCCATTGTTGCTGCCGGCGCAGGAACGCAAGCTTCGCATTATCGCCTTCGGCGCACATCCGGACGACTGCGACATCAAGTTTGCCGGCACGGCCCACAAATTCGCCAAGGCGGGCCACGCCGTCAAGTTTGTTTCGGTCACCAACGGCGACGTGGGGCACCACGAAATGTCGGGCGGCGAACTGGCTCGCAGGCGATACGCGGAAACCCAGGAATCGGCGCGCCGGTTGGGAATAGCGGAGTACGAGGTATTCAACAATCACGACGCCGAACTCGTCCCGTCGCTCGAAGTGCGCAAGCAGGTGATTCGCGCCATCCGGGGGTGGAAGGCCGACATTGTGATCGCGCCGCGGCCGAACGACTATCATCCGGACCATCGCTACACGGGCGTTCTCGTTCAGGATGCGGCGTACATGGTGGTCGTGCCGAACTTCATGAGCGAAGTGCCGGCTCTTCACGACAATCCAATTTTCATGTACTACAACGACAACTTCCAGAAGCCGGCGCCGTTCCGTCCGGATATCGTAGTGCGCCTGGACGACGTGTGGGACGCGAAGATCAACGCGATGGATGCCCACGTATCGCAGTTCTACGAGTGGCTGCCGTGGGTGGCGCACACGCTGGATCAGGTCCCGAGGGATCCTGCGGCGCGGAAGCAGTATCTTTCGAAGATGCGTGTGCAGCGGATCACCGACGAGGGCCGCCGCACGCTCGAACGGCGATATGGCAAGGACGCCGCGGAGAAGGTGCAATACGCCGAATCATTCGAGCTGTGCGAGTACGGACGCCAGCCCTCGCTCGAGGATCTGGACAAGATCTTCCCGAAATAG
- the purE gene encoding 5-(carboxyamino)imidazole ribonucleotide mutase, with translation MHADTGSPAETPLVAVIMGSRSDWETMRHAADMLADFDVPHLCKIVSAHRTPDLMASFAREAQDAGLEVIVAAAGGAAHLPGMVAAHTTVPVLGVPIESAVLRGVDSLLSIVQMPAGIPVGTLAIGKAGAVNAALLAVAILATTRPALREKLAGFRERQTRKVMEDSL, from the coding sequence TTGCACGCTGATACCGGCTCACCTGCCGAGACGCCGCTGGTGGCGGTGATTATGGGCAGCCGTTCGGATTGGGAGACCATGCGCCACGCCGCCGATATGCTGGCGGACTTCGACGTGCCGCACCTGTGCAAGATAGTTTCGGCGCACCGCACCCCGGACCTGATGGCCTCATTCGCGCGGGAAGCGCAGGATGCCGGCCTGGAAGTGATTGTCGCCGCGGCCGGAGGGGCGGCCCATCTTCCCGGGATGGTGGCCGCTCACACCACCGTGCCGGTGTTGGGAGTGCCGATTGAAAGCGCGGTTCTGCGGGGTGTCGACTCTCTGCTTTCGATAGTCCAGATGCCGGCCGGGATCCCCGTCGGGACGCTTGCCATCGGCAAAGCCGGGGCGGTGAATGCGGCGCTGCTCGCAGTCGCGATTCTCGCCACGACGCGTCCGGCGCTCCGCGAAAAACTCGCCGGTTTCCGTGAGCGACAAACACGCAAGGTGATGGAGGATTCTCTGTGA
- a CDS encoding LamG-like jellyroll fold domain-containing protein yields MASVVRRSLLAAAVAALVNAEVPGGLTFHASFETTDAAVARGDRGIYSAPSYKEQSKAVPGLAQAPRVSLAPGAGRNGSGALRFSAKNENAVFYRAADNVPFRPGNWTGTISFFLRLDPDKDLEPGYCDPIQVTDSAYNDSAIWVDFTRDDKPRHFRLGVFGELKSWNPNDVPADKNPAFLRRLTVVRRPPFAAGRWTHVLITHQGLGGGKGRATLYLDGRRMGFASGIGEVFEWNPDLAAIRLGVSYVGLMDDVMIFDRVLAEREILQLAR; encoded by the coding sequence ATGGCAAGTGTCGTTCGACGATCGCTGCTGGCGGCGGCGGTTGCCGCGCTCGTCAATGCGGAGGTTCCTGGAGGGCTGACGTTCCACGCGTCCTTCGAGACGACCGACGCGGCGGTGGCGCGCGGAGACCGCGGAATCTATTCCGCGCCGTCCTACAAAGAACAGAGCAAGGCCGTGCCCGGGCTTGCCCAGGCGCCGCGCGTCTCTCTCGCTCCCGGCGCGGGGCGCAACGGGTCCGGCGCGCTTCGCTTTTCGGCAAAGAACGAAAATGCCGTGTTCTACCGGGCGGCGGACAACGTACCGTTCCGGCCCGGAAACTGGACGGGCACGATCTCGTTCTTCCTGCGCCTCGATCCGGACAAGGATCTCGAGCCCGGCTATTGCGATCCGATTCAGGTCACCGACAGCGCGTACAACGATTCCGCCATTTGGGTGGACTTCACGCGTGACGACAAGCCCCGTCACTTTCGCCTTGGGGTGTTCGGGGAATTGAAGTCGTGGAATCCGAACGACGTTCCTGCTGACAAGAATCCGGCTTTCCTGCGGCGCCTTACCGTGGTTCGCCGGCCTCCGTTCGCTGCCGGCCGCTGGACCCACGTTCTCATCACGCATCAAGGGCTCGGCGGCGGCAAGGGGCGCGCCACTCTCTATCTCGACGGCCGCCGCATGGGCTTTGCCAGCGGTATCGGTGAAGTGTTCGAGTGGAATCCGGACCTGGCGGCCATCCGGCTTGGCGTGAGCTACGTCGGCCTGATGGATGACGTCATGATCTTCGATAGGGTGCTTGCCGAGAGGGAGATACTGCAACTTGCACGCTGA
- a CDS encoding 5-(carboxyamino)imidazole ribonucleotide synthase: protein MTRRLLRPGSTIGVFGSGQLGRMFALAARRMDYRVHVFSPESGTPAGQVADLEFCAPWSDSDAVARFARGVDVVTFEFENVPVSCAAVAGDIVPVYPGGQVLQIAQNRKREKAFLASRGVPVAPFAVVGSAAELREAASAVGLPAVLKTAGYGYDGKGQVKVASEQDLGRAWEALGAAEAVLERYIDYQQEVSVVAARGQDGSFAHFGVVSNEHSRHILDVTIAPASLNRPASQTALEITRYLMEQLGAVGLLCVEFFVTRDGDVMVNEIAPRPHNSGHFTIDACVTSQFEQHVRAVCGLPLGSTEQLRPAAMANLLGDLWADCPPQWEEALAVEGVKLHLYGKAEARPGRKMGHLTALANSPEEARRRVLAARERSVPLVVAAATSMME from the coding sequence GTGACCCGTCGCCTTCTCCGGCCCGGCTCCACCATCGGCGTTTTTGGATCCGGCCAGTTGGGCCGGATGTTCGCCCTCGCCGCGCGGCGCATGGACTATCGCGTGCACGTCTTTTCGCCCGAAAGCGGAACGCCCGCGGGCCAAGTGGCGGACCTCGAATTCTGTGCGCCGTGGAGCGATTCGGACGCCGTGGCTCGATTCGCCCGCGGCGTGGACGTCGTCACGTTTGAATTTGAGAACGTGCCGGTATCGTGCGCTGCGGTCGCCGGAGACATCGTGCCGGTGTACCCAGGCGGACAAGTCCTGCAGATCGCGCAGAACAGGAAGCGGGAGAAAGCATTCCTGGCCTCGCGCGGCGTGCCGGTGGCTCCGTTCGCCGTGGTGGGCTCGGCTGCGGAACTCCGGGAAGCGGCCTCCGCCGTGGGACTGCCTGCCGTCCTCAAAACCGCCGGCTACGGGTACGACGGGAAGGGCCAGGTGAAGGTCGCTTCCGAGCAGGACCTAGGCAGGGCATGGGAGGCGCTTGGCGCCGCCGAAGCCGTCCTGGAACGTTATATCGATTATCAGCAGGAGGTCTCGGTTGTCGCCGCCCGCGGCCAAGACGGCTCCTTCGCCCATTTCGGCGTCGTCTCCAATGAGCACAGCCGGCATATCCTGGACGTCACCATCGCGCCCGCATCGCTCAATCGGCCGGCCAGCCAGACCGCGCTCGAGATCACCCGCTACCTGATGGAGCAGCTCGGCGCGGTGGGACTGCTGTGTGTGGAGTTCTTCGTGACGCGGGACGGAGATGTAATGGTGAACGAGATCGCTCCCCGTCCCCACAACAGCGGGCACTTTACGATCGATGCCTGCGTCACCAGCCAGTTTGAACAGCACGTGCGCGCGGTTTGCGGATTACCGCTGGGCTCCACCGAGCAGCTCCGTCCGGCGGCGATGGCCAACCTGTTGGGAGATCTTTGGGCGGATTGTCCACCGCAGTGGGAAGAAGCGCTGGCGGTGGAAGGCGTCAAACTGCACCTGTACGGGAAGGCCGAAGCCCGGCCTGGCCGTAAGATGGGCCACCTGACGGCGCTGGCGAATTCGCCGGAAGAGGCACGCCGGCGGGTGTTGGCGGCGCGGGAGCGGAGCGTGCCCCTCGTGGTGGCGGCGGCGACCTCTATGATGGAGTAG